The genomic segment TGGACGTGATCGCGGATGATGACCCTACGGCCCAGGAGATGATGGAGTGCACCAGCAATAAGGAGAACATGGAGAAGCCTCAGCAGACGCCGATGCGCTCCGTCCGGTTAAAAAACAGCCAGGAGAAGAGGAGTGCAGCTGCGGTCGCACAGAACCACACAACACATGGATCTACAGCAGCACAGGCAGCACCAGCACAGACACTTCCAGAGGCCAAGATCCGGACTGTGGAGTATAACCTTCCAGCTGTCCCCGGGAGGCCCCCAGTGTATTATAAGTATGTGGAGAAGACGTCGGAGGAGCTGGATGAGGAGGTGGAGTATGATATGGATGAGGAGGACTACGCTTGGCTGGAAGTAGTTAACGATAAGAGGAGAAGTGAAGGCGTCAGTCAGGTAGGCCTTTTCTTTATAAATTACGCCTTTTCAGAATTACAAAACTTCATGGTGAGGCTGCTCCCCCGTAGCCTGTGTGCCAGTCAATCCTTTTTGCCTTGTTTTTTTTTACTGTGTATTTAAATACTCTATTCTCAACGGCTTATTCTAAGatttctactactgtacattgcattttagTTACACTCTTTATACaccacatatttatttatatactggattcttgacatagctcactctGAGACACTCcgtgaacaaaacattaggaacacctgctctttccaggacatagactgaccaggtgaatccaggtgaaagctatgatcccttattaatgtcacctgttaaatccatttcaaatcagtgtagatgaaggggaggtgacCTGTTAAAGTAgactttttaagccttgagacaattgagacatggattgtgtatgtgtgccattcagagggtgaatggggaagacagaatatttaagtgcctttgaacagggtattgtagtaggtgccaggcacaccggtttgagtgtgacaagaattgcaatgctgctgggtttttcacgatcaacaatttcctgtgtgtatcaagaatggtccaccacccgaaggacatccagccaaattgacacaactgttggaaacatccctgtggaacgctttcgacaccttgtagagtccatgccccaatgaattgaggctgttctgatggcaaaggggggtgcaactcaatattagaaaggtgttcctaatgttttgtacactcagcgtatagctactgctgtacatatactaagaatgatatcTTGTGTAAATTTAATCAGGTGTATATAcgcatagattgcatttggataaCTGTTACAGTggtatttgggttgttaattggattaatTCTGGCATTTCTAGTTGTTTTTTATTATgtatttatacattttttattatttgtgAACTTTGCCATtatactgcattgttaggagctagtaacataagcttTTCGCTGCAGCCGCTATAACATCTGTTAAACTGTGTACACGACTAATAAACTTGGATTTGATTTCAGTCTGTTTCTACTCTTTTGCCAACTAgacaagagagcagaaacagactgacactcaggctagctcccccctcccccaaagaaacaaaaacaaatggaTCACAGGCTAAGaaaacaatacaacacaacaataGTCAACAAAGTATAATTAATACTACAATAAATGTGCAACTGTTTGCTGTTCTCCCTCCCACCACCAGGTGTCCTACAACGTGTTTGAGTTCCTGGTGGACCGCTTTGAGAAGGAGAcccagatggagatggagagccAGGGCCAGGACAAGCTGACCATAGACGAGGACGCTGTCTGCTGCATTTGCATGGACGGAGACGGCCAGGACAGCAACGTCATCCTCTTCTGTGACATGTGCAACCTGGCCGTGCACCAAGAGTGTTACGGCGTCCCTTACATCCCAGAGGGACAGTGGCTGTGCCGGCACTGCCTCCAGTCGCCCACCCAGCCCGCAGGCTGCATACTGTGTCCTAACAAAGGCGGAGCAGTGAAAAAGACTGACGATGACCGCTGGGGTCACGTGGTGTGCGCCTTGTGGGTGCCGGAGGTAGGGTTTTCCAACACGGTCTTCATCGAGCCCATCGACGGAGTCGGCAACATTCCGTCCGCCCGCTGGAAGCTCACCTGCTACCTCTGTAAGGAGAAGGGGGTGGGGGCCTGTATCCAGTGTCacaaggctaactgctacacCGCCTTCCACGTCAGCTGTGCTCAGAAAGCCGGACTCTTTATGAAGATGGAACCCATCAAGGAGGTAACGGAGACCGGCGAACCAACGTTTTCGGTGAAGAAGACGGCTTACTGCGGGGCTCACACCCCAAACAGCTCGGTCAAGAGACCCCTCACCATCTACGAGGACGCCAAACCCCAAAATGGATTGTGTTCCCCTCTGAAAGGGGAGAACACGAGGGGCGCCAATGCACTGGCGAAAggcaggaagaggaagaggaagaaggtaGCGCCAGAGGAAGAGGTCCCACCCGTGTCTGTGCCTAGCTTTCCTCCCCAAAGGTAGATTCACTCACCATTCATCTAAGCGTAATTTTCATAATTTGCAGATGACCAGACGTATCAGTAAATGTACAATACACAACATACAGTGCCGTGAAACTATTAGctccctttctgattttctctattttcatatttttgacaCTGAATGCTATTAGattttcaaccaaaacctaatattagatgtaacaaataatacaaaatgttcataattatttaatttaaataacaaaattatgcaacacccaatgcccctgtgtgaaaaaatgGTTGCCCTCTTACAcacaataactggttgtgccacctttagctgcaatgactgcaaccaaacacTTCCTGTAGCTGTTGAtattaatattagattttggttgaagatctgataacattcagtgtaaaaaatatgcaaaaacaaactcgctgttggctgggctccccacttgtgccatcaaaccactgcaacttatccagaacgcagcAGACCagctggttttcaaccttcccaagttctctcatgtcaccccgctcctccgcacactccactgacttccagttgaagcttgcatccactacaatACATTGGTGCTTACCTATGGAACAGcaaagaggaactgcccctccctaccttcaggctatgctcaaaccctagaccccaacccgagcactctgttctgccaactcaggtctcttggccctcccacccctaccggagggcagctcccgctcagcccagtccaagctcttctctgtcttgGCACCCCAATGgcggaaccagcttccccctgaagctaggacagcagaggccctgcccatcttccgaaaacatctgaaaccctacctcttcaaacagtatcttatataatcctcctcctcaccttgacccctccctcccccccaaaaaaattgtaagGGCTCCACGGTGCAAGCATTTCACTCGCATTCGTGAATAAAAATAGAGTTAGAAGTAAAGTATGAGCACATTTATAGAAAAATAAATGCTGCTGTAGCTGTTTCTGCTGTTTCATAGCTGGTAGCTAATCACACAAAGAACTGCTAGCGAAGACCACATTGGCTACTAGTCAGATTCTCTATCTCACAGGCACACTGGACTCAAGCAGTGTCCTCGTTACCATGGTAAACTCCCACCCTTAAAGGGACAGCtgaacatttttgtctcatctgtgatattttggttaaaagactccagtcacaaataatgaaataacattgagcaatataccacatcacttcttactagtaatacatttattgtgtttagaaacattacaaagcatgctcatccATCTTGTGGTGTAATTATgcacccccaaaaaaatatctGGTAAGAAAGATTTTtaaatctacctgccacagtggctggtggaccaacaAGTTAGTTTCAGGCCCTGTTCAGCAAAAGAGAAGGTCAGGACATAAAGTGAAAAAATGGACATTTTCCTTAGTTCAATAAGCAACATTTAAAAATCGTTCCTATCTTCTCCATCTGTTCCCAGGTTAAACACCATCCTCAACCGGGTGTCTATACAGAAGAAGAAAGCATTTGTGGAGCTGGCTCTAAACTACTGGACTCTAAAGAGACAGGCGAGGAACGGAGTACCCCTCATCAGACGACTACAGTCCAGCCAACAGTCCCACCAGAAGACCCATGCTGCACAGCCGGTCAGTCAGACTCTTGTCCCCCTGTTTCTGACACAATTCTCGTCCCCTGGCTGGTACACTCcattctctctcacactcctATCATTATAACATTCCACTCTCCTTATTACCGTAGCAATGTCAACGAGAACTGGCCAAAACTACCCAGAGGCATATGATTGTTTATATAAATGAGAGCTCCACTGTTGGATTACAATTCTACTGTTTTCTAACCCTAATATTGGTGATATTGTTTTTTAACTGTACATGTCTGCGATGTTTTCTAAATCCTGATGTGTGTGATTCCCACCACAGAAGGAGAGTGAGGAGGTGAGCCGGGCTCTGAAGGAGCAGCTAAAGGAGTGGCATCGTCTAAGACATGACCTGGAGAGAGCCAGGCTATTGCTGGAGCTCATACGCAAGAGGGAGAAACTCAAGAGAGAAGAGGTAGGTTAGATAACTGAAGCTGTCCCTGCAAGCCAACAATACATAcataaacagtaccagtcaaaagtttggacaccatctcattcaagggtttttatttaaatgtaatgttttctacatagtagaataatagtgaagacatcagaactatgaagtaacacatatggaagcatgtagtaaccagaaaagtgttaaacaaatcaaaatatattttacattttagattcttcaaagtagccaccctttgccttgatgacaactttgcacactcttggcattctctcaagctgcttcatgaggaatgcttttccaacagtcttgaaggagttcccacatatgctgagcacttgtggctgcttttccttcactctgcggtccaactcatcccaaaccatctcaattgggttgaggtcgggtgaatgtggaggccaggtcatctgatgcagcactccatcactctccttggtcaaatagcccttacacagcctagaggtgtgttttgggtcattgtcctgttgagaaacaaattatagtcccactaagcgcaaaccagatgggatggtgtatcgctgcaaaatgctgtggtagccatgctggttaagtgtgccttgaattctaaattaatcactgacagtgtcaccagcaaagcacacccacacacctcctcctccatgcttcatggtgggaaccacacatgcggagatcatccgttcacctactctgcatctcacaaagatatggcggttggaaccaaacatctcaaatttggactcatcagaccaaaggagagatttccaccgatctaatgtccattgctcgtgtttcttggcccaagcaagtctcttcttcttattggtgtcctttagtagtggtttctttgcagaaattcgacaatgaaggcctgattcacgcagtctcctctgaacagttgatgttgagatgtgtctgttacttgaactctgtgaagcatttatttgggctgcaatttctgaggctggtaactctaatgaacttatcctctgcagcagaggttactctgggtcttccattcctgtggcggtcctcatgagagccagtttcatcatacagagggtagtgcgtacggcccattacatcactggggccaagcttcctgccatccaggacttctataccaggcggtatcagaggaaggccctcaaaattgtcaaagactccagccaccctagtcgtagactgttctctctgctaccacacggcaagcggtaccggagtgccaagtctaggtccaaaaaacttctcaacagcttctacccccaagccataagactcctgaacagctaatcatggctacccgaactattagcacagcccccccacccccaccccatatttttacgctgctgctactctgttaattatttatgcatagtcactttaactttacccacatgtacatacagtggggaaaaaaagtatttagtcagccaccaatttagcaagttctcccacttaaaaagatgagagaggcctgtaattttcatcataggtacatgtcaactatgacagacaaaatgaggaaaaaaaatccagaaaatcacattgtaggattttttatgaatttatttgcaaattatggtggaaaataagtatttggtcaataacaaaagtttctcaatactttgttatataccccttgttggcaatgacacaggtcaaacgttttgtaagtcttcacaaggttttcacacactgttgctggtattttggcccattcctccaagcagatctcctctagagcagtgatgttttggggctgtcgctgggcaacacggactttcaactccctccaaagattttctatggggttgagatctggagactggctaggccactccaggaccttgaaatgcttcttacgaagtcaatccttcgttgcccgggaggtgtgtttgggatcattgtcatgctaaaagacccagccacgtttcatcttcaatgcccttgctgatggaaggaggttttcactcaaaatctcacgatacatggccccattcattctttcctttacacggatcagtcgtcctggtccctttgcagaaaaacagcccccaaagcatgaagtttccacccccatgcttcacagtaggtatggtgttctttggatgcaactcagcattctttgtcctccaaacacgatgagttgagtttttaccaaaaagttatattttggtttcatctgaccatatgacattctcccaatcctcttctggatcatccaaatgcactctagcaaacttcagacgggcctggacttaagcaggggggacacgtctggcaatgcaggatttgagtccctggcggagtagtgtgttactgatggtaggctttgttactttggtcccagctctctgcaggtcattcactaggtcccccgtgtggttctgggatttttgctcaccgttcttgtgatcattttgaccccacggggtgagatcttgcgtggagccccagatcgagggagataatcagtggtcttgtatgtcttccatttcctaataattgctcccacagttgatttcttcaaaccaagctgcttacctattgcagattcagtcttcccagcctggtgcaggtctacaattttgtttctggtgtcctttgacagctctttggtcttgaccatagtggagtttggagtgtgactgtttgaggttgtggacaggtgtcttttatactgataacaagttcaaacaggtgccattaatacaggtagcagtggaggacagaggagcctcttaaagaagaagttagaggtctgtgagagccagaaatcttgcttgtttgtaggtgaccaaatacttattttccaccataatttgcaaataaattcattaaaaatcctacaatgtgattttctggatttttttttctcaatttgtctgtcatagttgacgtgtacctatgatgaaaatgacaggcctctctcatctttttaagtgggagaacttgcacaattggtggctgactaaatacttttttcccccactgtattacctcaactacctcaactagccggtgcccccgcacattgactctgcaccggtacccccctgtatatatagcctccctactgttattttattttacttctgctcttttttctcaacacttttttgttgttttatttaactttttttattaagaaataaatgcattgtttgttaagggctgtaagtaagcatttcactgtaatgtctacacttgttgtattcggcgcatgtggccaataaaatttgatttgatttgatcatagcgcttgatggtttttgcgactgcacttgaagaaactttaaaagttcttgaaattgtccatattgactgaccttcatgtcttaaagtaatgatggactgtcgtttctctttgcttatttgagctgttcttccataatatggacttggtcttttaccaaaaaagcctatcttctgtacaccaccccataccttgtcacaacacaactgattaagaaggaaagacattccacaaatgaacttttaagaaggtacacctgttaattgaaatgcattccaggtgactacctcatgaagctggttgagagaatgccaagagtgtgcaaagctgtcatcaaggcaaagggtggctatttgaagaatctcaaatataaaatatattttgatttgtttaacactttgttggttactacatgatttccatatgtgttatttcatagtttcgatgtcttcactattattctacaatgtagaaaatagtaaaaataaagaaacccttgaatgagtaggtgtgtccaaacttttgactggtactgtagctcACAAGCCAACTATAAGACAATTAGTAGTATAGTATAAATTGGAGCTGTAgccccctcatcctctctctgtctcagtctctctccctccatggtTCAGCAGCCATATACAGTACATGATGATGCTAATGGTCCCCTGTGTGTCCTCAGATGAAGCTGCAGCAGAGCCTGTTGGAGGTCCAGCTGACTCCCTTCAGTATCCTGCTCAGGTCTGTGCTGGAACAgctacaggagagagaccaggccaAGATCTTTGCCCATCCTGTCGACATCAAAGAGGTAAGGCTTACTCACCATGGCTAGGAGAACAGCTCTTACTATAACATGTACGTACGGCCTGAGATGATGGAGAGTTGAGATATCCTTGTTGACGTGACTCGTGTGGTGCACAGCGAGGGAGAGGCGCTGGTCTGGACAGGAGTCTGTTTGATAATTAATATTCGGCCAGAAATTGATCAAGCTTTTAttggttctctcaaatgtttttttcccccctggaGAGTTTAAACCTCTTGTTGTTTTGGATTTAAAAATCCAACAGTTATAATGGAAGGGGGCGGCGCTCAGGGGGGTGTGTGTGGCTGTACATGTGGGTGTTTGAGGAAGAAGGACACAGAGGTGAACCAAGCAGTATAAAGCACAGTCGCCTTCATTATCAACTTCATTAACCCGAACATCAAACAGCCTCTCCAGACTCTGAAGTCAGAAGTATGGTGTCAGCCAGACTAGAGTTGAGATGCTGCTTATACCCTTTCACGTTATTCTTTTTTAAACTTTCATGATTCTGTTTTGTTTTCTTTACTAGATTTATATCTACATTCTTCATTCTCCTCCTAGCATAGCATCTGGCCCATCTCATTTGGGCTGATTTTAAAATCCAAAAATATCAGACTGTGGATTTTACATCTACATCTCAATGCCTTGTAGGCGCCGACTATCAGATGTTTTTATATCTCTGTCTATCATTAAACCTGTAGGTGCCTGACTACCTTGACCACATCAAGAACCCCATGGACTTCTCCACTATGAGGAAACGCATTGACGACCAGGCCTACAGCAACCTGGACGACTTTGAGTCCGACTTCAACCTCATCATCTTCAACTGCATGAAGTACAACAATAAGGATACCTTCTTCCACCGGGCGGCCGCCCGTCTCAGAGACCAGGGTGGTGCTTTGATCAGGAAGACGCGGAGGGATGTGGAGCGAATCGGCTTCGAGAAGGACAGCGGGATGCACCTGCCCGAACCGCCCAAGATCGAAGCGCCTCCGCCGTTTTCCTGGGAGGATGGTAAAGAGAGACTGAGAGGGCCGTAGAAGTATTTGTAGAAATATAATGGATAAATGAGTCAATATAGAATACTGGAACGGACAGCAGTGTTTGCACAGATCCACATTTACAGTGagaggaaaaatgtatttgatcccctgctgattttgtacgtttgcccactgacaaagacatgatcagtctataattttaatggtaggtttatttgaacagtgagagacagaataacaaacaagaaaatccagaaaaacgcatgtcaaaaatgttataaattgatatgcattttaatgagggaaataagtatttgacccctctgcaaaacatgacttagtacttggtggcaaaacccttgttggcaaacacagaggtcagacgtttcttgtagttggccaccaggtttgcacacatctcaggagagattttgtcacactcctctttgcagatcttctccaagtcattaaggtttcgaggctgacgtttggcagctCGAACCTtccgctccctccacagattttctatgggattaaggtctggagactggctaggccactccaggaccttaatgtgcttcttcttgagccactcctttgttgccttggctgtgtgttttgggtcattgtcatgctggaatacccatccccgAACaaatttcaatgccctggctgagggaaggaggttctcacccaagatttgacggtaaatggccccgtccatcgtccctttgatgcagtgaagttgtcctgtccccttagcagaaacccccccccaaagcataatgtttccacctccatgtttgacgttggggatggtgttcttggggtgataggctgcatttctcctcctccaaacacggcgagttgagttgatgccaaagagctccattttggtctcatctgacctcaacactttcacccagttctcctctgaatcattcagatgtccaTTGGcgaacttcagacaggcctgtatatgtgctttcttgagcagggggaccttgcggggcgctgcaggatttcagtccttcacggcgtagtgtgttaccaattgttttcttggtgactatggtcccagctgccttgagatcattgacaagatcctcccgtgtagttctgggctgattcctcaccgttctcatgatcattgcaactccacggtgagatcttgcatggagccccaggccgaggggagattgacagttcttttgtgtttcttccatttgcgaataatcgcaccaactgttgtcaccttctcaccaagctgcttggcgatggtcttgtagcccattccagccttgtgtaggtctacaatcttgtccctgacat from the Coregonus clupeaformis isolate EN_2021a chromosome 14, ASM2061545v1, whole genome shotgun sequence genome contains:
- the LOC121581254 gene encoding bromodomain-containing protein 1-like isoform X3; protein product: MRKKARHHRVPVPQRPPSPIRPSPNKQTLTYAQAQRMVDMEIDGRVHRISIYDKLDVIADDDPTAQEMMECTSNKENMEKPQQTPMRSVRLKNSQEKRSAAAVAQNHTTHGSTAAQAAPAQTLPEAKIRTVEYNLPAVPGRPPVYYKYVEKTSEELDEEVEYDMDEEDYAWLEVVNDKRRSEGVSQVSYNVFEFLVDRFEKETQMEMESQGQDKLTIDEDAVCCICMDGDGQDSNVILFCDMCNLAVHQECYGVPYIPEGQWLCRHCLQSPTQPAGCILCPNKGGAVKKTDDDRWGHVVCALWVPEVGFSNTVFIEPIDGVGNIPSARWKLTCYLCKEKGVGACIQCHKANCYTAFHVSCAQKAGLFMKMEPIKEVTETGEPTFSVKKTAYCGAHTPNSSVKRPLTIYEDAKPQNGLCSPLKGENTRGANALAKGRKRKRKKVAPEEEVPPVSVPSFPPQRLNTILNRVSIQKKKAFVELALNYWTLKRQARNGVPLIRRLQSSQQSHQKTHAAQPKESEEVSRALKEQLKEWHRLRHDLERARLLLELIRKREKLKREEMKLQQSLLEVQLTPFSILLRSVLEQLQERDQAKIFAHPVDIKEVPDYLDHIKNPMDFSTMRKRIDDQAYSNLDDFESDFNLIIFNCMKYNNKDTFFHRAAARLRDQGGALIRKTRRDVERIGFEKDSGMHLPEPPKIEAPPPFSWEDVDRLLVPANRQHMPLEEQLKELLEKLDLTFSMKSSPSRSKRLKLLKKSINDVRIEMSLSLRRASHHSHSHSSSSLWSSHPERSKAGEAEGVKTNGQSPDNEGDKSLPPKLEPSDSLPPLLHFESNSEPPTLKPIHPNPTLDSKTHGQVKFDQEKPNNASSTTPKTLLNGHTDSQNPLLLSEGNVSVVATSTIAQPSGMTVNRRTAVLFRKSKTSSPGKNQGGRGGGEAQTGCPQLGTKAFLSVMIPRLETLLHPRTRKRSHSPSGGDSEGGGDGEDESPVKRIDTGLSNGFVMEEVIDEEKELGTSKPLETRRRCASESSMSSSGSLLGSTSVDVFS
- the LOC121581254 gene encoding bromodomain-containing protein 1-like isoform X2, with amino-acid sequence MRKKARHHRVPVPQRPPSPIRPSPNKQTLTYAQAQRMVDMEIDGRVHRISIYDKLDVIADDDPTAQEMMECTSNKENMEKPQQTPMRSVRLKNSQEKRSAAAVAQNHTTHGSTAAQAAPAQTLPEAKIRTVEYNLPAVPGRPPVYYKYVEKTSEELDEEVEYDMDEEDYAWLEVVNDKRRSEGVSQVSYNVFEFLVDRFEKETQMEMESQGQDKLTIDEDAVCCICMDGDGQDSNVILFCDMCNLAVHQECYGVPYIPEGQWLCRHCLQSPTQPAGCILCPNKGGAVKKTDDDRWGHVVCALWVPEVGFSNTVFIEPIDGVGNIPSARWKLTCYLCKEKGVGACIQCHKANCYTAFHVSCAQKAGLFMKMEPIKEVTETGEPTFSVKKTAYCGAHTPNSSVKRPLTIYEDAKPQNGLCSPLKGENTRGANALAKGRKRKRKKVAPEEEVPPVSVPSFPPQRLNTILNRVSIQKKKAFVELALNYWTLKRQARNGVPLIRRLQSSQQSHQKTHAAQPKESEEVSRALKEQLKEWHRLRHDLERARLLLELIRKREKLKREEMKLQQSLLEVQLTPFSILLRSVLEQLQERDQAKIFAHPVDIKEVPDYLDHIKNPMDFSTMRKRIDDQAYSNLDDFESDFNLIIFNCMKYNNKDTFFHRAAARLRDQGGALIRKTRRDVERIGFEKDSGMHLPEPPKIEAPPPFSWEDVDRLLVPANRQHMPLEEQLKELLEKLDLTFSMKSSPSRSKRLKLLKKSINDVRIEMSLSLRRASHHSHSHSSSSLWSSHPERSKAGEAEGVKTNGQSPDNEGDKSLPPKLEPSDSLPPLLHFESNSEPPTLKPIHPNPTLDSKTHGQVKFDQEKPNNASSTTPKTLLNGHTDSQNPLLLSEGNVSVVATSTIAQPSGMTVNRRTAVLFRKSKTSSPGKNQGGRGGGEAQTGCPQLGTKAFLSVMIPRLETLLHPRTRKRSHSPSGGDSEGGGDGEDESPVKRIDTGLSNGFVMEEVIDEEKELGTSKPLETRRRCASESSMSSSGSLLGSTSTLSLPTCGKGKPALVRRNTVDDKNELIASIETGNFARAARIAAEVGNSNIWMPASAATVVLEPLKLVWAKCSGYPSYPALIVDPHMPRVGCQHNGVSIPMPPLNVLRVGERMQYKNEGKLFLVLFFDNKRSWQWLPKSKMVPLGIDKTIDKIKMMEGRTSSIRKAVQTAFKRAMNHLSIVQDEPVSDMSDVD
- the LOC121581254 gene encoding bromodomain-containing protein 1-like isoform X1, translating into MRKKARHHRVPVPQRPPSPIRPSPNKQTLTYAQAQRMVDMEIDGRVHRISIYDKLDVIADDDPTAQEMMECTSNKENMEKPQQTPMRSVRLKNSQEKRSAAAVAQNHTTHGSTAAQAAPAQTLPEAKIRTVEYNLPAVPGRPPVYYKYVEKTSEELDEEVEYDMDEEDYAWLEVVNDKRRSEGVSQVSYNVFEFLVDRFEKETQMEMESQGQDKLTIDEDAVCCICMDGDGQDSNVILFCDMCNLAVHQECYGVPYIPEGQWLCRHCLQSPTQPAGCILCPNKGGAVKKTDDDRWGHVVCALWVPEVGFSNTVFIEPIDGVGNIPSARWKLTCYLCKEKGVGACIQCHKANCYTAFHVSCAQKAGLFMKMEPIKEVTETGEPTFSVKKTAYCGAHTPNSSVKRPLTIYEDAKPQNGLCSPLKGENTRGANALAKGRKRKRKKVAPEEEVPPVSVPSFPPQRLNTILNRVSIQKKKAFVELALNYWTLKRQARNGVPLIRRLQSSQQSHQKTHAAQPKESEEVSRALKEQLKEWHRLRHDLERARLLLELIRKREKLKREEMKLQQSLLEVQLTPFSILLRSVLEQLQERDQAKIFAHPVDIKEVPDYLDHIKNPMDFSTMRKRIDDQAYSNLDDFESDFNLIIFNCMKYNNKDTFFHRAAARLRDQGGALIRKTRRDVERIGFEKDSGMHLPEPPKIEAPPPFSWEDVDRLLVPANRQHMPLEEQLKELLEKLDLTFSMKSSPSRSKRLKLLKKSINDVRIEMSLSLRRASHHSHSHSSSSLWSSHPERSKAGEAEGVKTNGQSPDNEGDKSLPPKLEPSDSLPPLLHFESNSEPPTLKPIHPNPTLDSKTHGQVKFDQEKPNNASSTTPKTLLNGHTDSQNPLLLSEGNVSVVATSTIAQPSGMTVNRRTAVLFRKSKTSSPGKNQGGRGGGEAQTGCPQLGTKAFLSVMIPRLETLLHPRTRKRSHSPSGGDSEGGGDGEDESPVKRIDTGLSNGFVMEEVIDEEKELGTSKPLETRRRCASESSMSSSGSLLGSTSSTLSLPTCGKGKPALVRRNTVDDKNELIASIETGNFARAARIAAEVGNSNIWMPASAATVVLEPLKLVWAKCSGYPSYPALIVDPHMPRVGCQHNGVSIPMPPLNVLRVGERMQYKNEGKLFLVLFFDNKRSWQWLPKSKMVPLGIDKTIDKIKMMEGRTSSIRKAVQTAFKRAMNHLSIVQDEPVSDMSDVD